ATTAGTAAAAACCCGACATACCATACATCTGTAcaagaggggttaaaaatctttacCAACTTGtactgttgcctcaaactggctctatattaaaaagtacgctacgtaggacgattatgtttgaaagatgagaaaatttagtacaggatatagtagtgaaacatctaaattagtgaatttaaataacattttggaagtgaaatacttcaaagttagtaattttcgatgtgttattattaattttatcccaaaaattcacattaaacttgattgttttatcaattaaattaaagctctcaaaccgctctacaatttgttctttgacacccatcttctatctttcttaatctCTCTGCACTATCGAtagaaacaattcctggtgaaaactcaagcaaaatcttcaaaaatcacgattggcaccctactgtacatataatagccacttaaatttcaccttgacggtgaaaagttacattttttggaacaagtcatatttgagatatacatttttttttcaaattgtatgtaatcgagtccaaaattgtatatattcgAGTCTGTATAAAATCCAgtctgacttgcatttttttttgatattttttgaaaaatcaacaaattatTATTTGTCGGTCTGTGAGACCAGTGCGCGAATGTAGGAACGTTAAACAACGATTTTCATAGCACTCGCAGTACATTCTGCACTCTTGGTGTACAGAAAAGGGTTTAACCtacaatcaaattaaagttcgTCTGGCAtgtgtaaaataaataattgaaaaaaatgaagataAGTTTTCCTTTCAGGATCtaccaaaaaaaattgatggaaGCCTAGCCCAAGCAATTCCGAATGGGACCAACAAGTCGTGGAATGCATCCAGCGGAACGGTTTAGCTACGTTTTGCAGTTTTTTTCAGCCGCTCGATCAAAGTTTGAAGTAGATTGAAGGAGCACTTCATCGCAAATTGCACCAGAAGTACAATATGCTTTGCGTACTCTccgaatgaacgattcgtaattttcgtaactttcgaaaaatcaactttttctgcttttcccaaaaataccttttataaaaaaaatcattacttttgATCTACTTAACCGAtaaagatgatcgacatatcaaatgtaagctaattagatagtctttcatgaaaaaactttaacacttgcaaaaaatgggGATCTTGTTCTGTTTACATGTCTTTGGACTAGAGGggtctatattttttatattttttcttgaaagctgatctTTTTTACAGAACATATCCATAAGCTAAAGAGGCACTTTctctcgtttttgagttatgacttttaaaagttaaccggtgatccaaaaaatcatttttcccctttatctaaaaatgtcttttttcaaaaatccataacatttgaactactgaagcgatttagatgattgacatattaaGTTGAAGCCGATAAGCTAACCTTCTTCATCACAcatgcgggaagattggattctagtcgcatggaTCTGGTCTAGTCACAAGTTTTTGTAATTGTTTACTGGAAGAGAGCTTCTGTGAATTTAAGAGCTTGTTCGGATTTTTTGTTATATGATGatcatgtttcaaattttagaagAGTTATAAAATTTATCAGACTCCCagactttctcagttcattcgtctctagctttaaccctttctctacggTAGTGTGCTCCAAGTTTTCAATTTGGAAATTTAAACCTAAATCTcaaccttgagaaaggccattcaGAAAGCCTCACTGCCGTTGGCTAGATTGATAATTGGAAATTACTTATtgatgactttttccgatcgatcatttattttcgtgaattcgagcgtTGTTTTCGAGTTAAAGGAGTGTCAAGGGGCAGCGtatttcaagccggatgtgaataaaatatttttcagcGATGAGAACTGCgttcattttttgaagaaaacgttCTTGAAcgtgaaggtgaaaatttgttcagCATTCGTTGCTGTCGACGCCATCACTACACAtccgattcggttcggattttctattGCTGTTCTGAGTGTATTTTGAACCGTTTGAACTTCAACACCATAACCACATGCTCGCACCTTACGCTTAACTCCACTTgaaaggttctgtacaacatctgaCTGCAGCTTCTTCTGTACGGAAACCCACTTCTTCTTCATGTCTTCCTCAGATTCAACTTCCTTGGGATGTGCCTGCTTCATAAAAGCCAGAACCAGAGCGGTCAAATGACCACTTTCGAAacttcaatcaaaattgtaaaattccaggtttttattttttgtgaagTCACTGCACGACTTTTTCTATCTCATAACGCTTCTTTTTTCTCAAGCTCTATTTCTCTTCTTCTTTCGTTTTTCCTGATAATCATATGTATGATAGggaaagtgggggcatagtggtcaccctaaggaatatgcccatttccagcgtccacatattCCGATTTAAATTcagtttctcgaagaatattatagttcaactcactgttgttcaagatagcaatgTTGAGCGTATTAAGTGGAAATAAAAGACGTCTGGTCGAGTTGAGAGAACaaattggaatgaaaattttatttgactacttctAATATACCAGAGTACTACGATGAACAAACAACTGTTGCGATGCTGTTATAGTAACGTTAGTTACAAGTTGCTACGCTTCCATCACTCCTCCTCATCGCTAACTGATGTAACTCCTAGTTTCTCACGTAGATCCTCCAGTTTCACTCTGTTCAAGGGCTTCGTAAGGATGTCCGCCAGCATAGTTTCCGTTGGACAGTAGGTGACTCTGATTTCATTCCGTTCAGCCAAATTCTTTACAAAATGAAACTTCgtcaatatgttttgatcgtTTTTCTCCGTTGCTGGTCAACATCTTGATGCAGCTTTGATTATCTTCATAGATCTGAATTGGGGTCTTCACAGCATCTCCGAAGTCTTGTAAGAGCTTCCTAAACCAGATCAGTTCTTGACAGCATTCGGCAAGAGAAATATATTCCGCTTCTATTGAGGACAGTGCGACACACGTCTGTTTCCTTGCACACCATGCGATCGTACCGCCGCCTAGCCGGAAGAGATATCCGGAGTTCGATTTCCGATCCTTGACGttgccagcccagtcagcatcTGCGTAGGCTTCAAGAGTTTGAGTACCATTTCCCAACCTAAGTTGATGGTTGATTGTAGCCTTTAAGTACCTCAACACTCTTTTAGCTTCAGTCCAGTCTTGCTCAACCGGTTGGCTGACGCTCCTTCCAAGGATTGACGCACTTATCGCTATATCCGGTCTGGTATTCACAGCCAAATACAGTAAACCACCAATGAGGCTTTGATATTTGTCATTAGTGGGAAGCCTCTCCGAGTCCTCCTTTTGCTGTATATATCCGGGGTCCATTGGTATTTTTGATCCTTTCGCATCCGCTAGTCCAAAACGAACAGCAAGCTTCTCGATGTACGACTTCTGGCACAAGTTGTAGCCATGCTCCGTCTGGATCACTTGAATTCCAAGGAAGTGTTTCACGTCACCTAGCTCCGTTAGCACGAACTCTGAACCCAATCTCCGGATGACATCGTTGTAAATCTCTTCGTTTGGAGTTACCAGCAGCATGTCGTCTACATATACCAAGAGATAGGTCATTTGGTTGTTCCGCTTCCTAACGTATAGACAAGGATCCGCCACAGCTTGTTTGAAACCATTTCGCAACAGGACTTCATTCAGCTTCTTTCTGCACTCCTGGTGGTGGCTTCATATAGATAGTTTTATTGAGGTTCCCGTTCAGGTATGCAGTCTTCACGTCCACATGTTTTACTAGTAGATTACACCTAGCCGCAATGGTCAAAAGTACCCTGAATGTTGCCTGCTTCGCTACAGGCGCAAACACCTCATCATAGTCGAGTCCAGAGCGTTGCGTGAAGCCCTGGGCTACCAGTCGGGCTTTATATCTGATGACCCTTCCGAACTCATCTTCTTTCTTCTTGTAGGTCCATCGGGATCTAATGGCTTTCTTTCCTGGAGGTAACGTAGTGAGCTCCCACACACCGTTCTGCTCCAATGACTTAAGTTCATCCTTCATCGCTGCCTTCCAGGATGCGTTATCAGCACTACTGATGGCTTCATGGTACGTACATGGCTCGCTGGACTGTTGCTGAACCATTCTTCCATCTGCACCATAGCGATCGGGTTTGACTCCTTTAGTTGCACGTGTTGATCTTCTTGGCAAATCAAGTTGCTCCTCCTGTTCCTGGATACCATTTATTACGCCCGGGCCTGATCTTCTTCTTCACTATCGTCGAGATATTGATCATCAGCATCCTCGTACATACTGTCGTCACTGGGAAGTTCATCCTCATCATCGTCTTCTGGTTGTGGTGGTCGTTCTGCTTCCCATGTGTTGGACGGGTTTGGTGGTAACGGAAAAACTACGACGtcatcttctttttcttctgtttttatACACTTCTATCCATCAGCAAAACTTGTACTCAGAAAAGTTGCATCACGACTGAATACTACCTTATTCGTTGTCGTGTCAATGAATCGCCACGCCTTATGCTGATCCGAATATCCAACGAAAGTCATCTTGACTGACTTGGGTTCGAGCTTCTTCCGTTTCTGCTGTGGTACATAGACATATGTAGGAGACCCGAACACCCTTAGTTTCTTCATGTCCGGCTTGATATCTTTCCAAATTTCATATGGCGTCTTCTGTACTGACTTTGTCGGCAGAATATTCTGCAAGTAATTGGCAGTGTTAATGGCTTCACCCCAGTATCGGTAATCCATTACGCTGTCCAGAATCATACACCTCGCCATTTCCACCAGCGTACGATTTTTCCTTTCGGCAGTGCCGTTCTGCTGAGGCGTGTATGCTACTGTGAACTGCTGCAAAATCCCTTCATTCTTCAGGAATGCCATGAGTTCCTTGCTTCGGTATTCGCCACCTTGATCCGACCGTATTACCTTTGGCGGCCTGCCGAactgaattttcatctgctgtacGAAATTCTTTAGCGCATCGATTGTTTCTGACTTCTCCCGCAACAGGTACACCGTCGAATAGCGCTGAAGTCATCGATAAAAGTGATGAAATATCGACGTCCTCCAGGTGTTACCGTGTTCATCGGCCCACAAAGATCGCTGTGCACTAAATCGAGAATCACCTTGGACTTCCTCTTCGCCTTCTTTGGAAACGGTGTACGAGCCATTTTTCCTTGCAGACAGGTTTCACAGGTAATCTTCAACCCGCAATTCTTCACTTTAATGCCTTCAGCCAACTGCCGACGTTCCAGCTCTAGGATGGCCTGAACATCACGGTGTCCTAGTTTACGGTGCCACTCGTGTATGCAGTGCGTCGCATGGTTCTGTTCGGTGACAACGTTCGTCCTCTCTACTAGACGTAGGTGATACAAACCGTTCATTCGAGGTGCCACAGCAGCAATTCGTTGTCCGCTCACAATCGTACAACCCTTCTCATCGAACGTGACGTTAGCGCCCTTCTGCACCAACCTTCCGACGGATACCAAGTTCATATCGAGCTCCGGAACAAAGAGAACATCGCTTAGCAGGATTTCCTTCTCTTCACCGTTTAATCCGTAGCACTTTATTTTGCAGCTTCCTATCCCCTTCACAGCAGCCTTTTTGCCATCCGCAACCGTTACGAAACGTGGTGTATCGTCCTTCGGTTCTTCCAAGCATACAAAATACTTCTCATTCCTGCTCATATGCAGACTTGCACCAGAGTCAACGATCCAATTCACGGCAGCATCATCCCAGACACTGAATGCAAACTTTTCTTCCTCCGATTTTGCAATTCTGGCCTTCGGTTGTTTGGGGACAGGTTTTCGATCATCCACGGTATTACCGTTCTTCTGGTTTCGATCGTTCTGATCCTGATCCTTCAGCCATAGCTTACAATTCCTTTTCTTGTGGCCAATCTTCTGGCCATGAACCTGTGACTAGTATGTGCCGTTTGTTTAACCGTTGTAGCTCCTGTTTTTACTGTCATCTTTCACTTTCGTCCctcaaaaaattgtatgttatTGCTCttacataatttgaaatttcttatgTATTAGTTTTAGTAGGCTTagtgaaaaatagttttagttttagttttttatatCATACATTAGGGCATGTGTAgcctgttgtatttgtgaattaaataaataaaaataaaaataaaaagtttttcgaaaaataaaaaaaagatgatgACACACCACGCTCTTGGTTTTCCCGTCCGCTTTCAACACAGTTGGATCCGTTGATGAAGATTCATTTCGCTTCAGAACTTCGTTGATGATCTTACATTTCTTTTTACTTAAGTATCTCTTCGGTTAACCTTATCCCATCGCTTGTATTTGACTACTGGAGGATGGGATGAAGAGAGAGAAGTAGTTCAGAGGAGCGAGAAGTGTACATTTGTTTTTACTTAAGTTGATGATCTTATTCTTCACGATTTCCAGCGTAAGTTCTTCTTCAGATCGGTTCTCCAGAGTCGTTGTCAGCGCGAGTTAGCAACGGAGGTACCCGGGCGGCGACAGCAACAATTTGCTGACAACAACATTGGCGGTCGTTGGCAATCGAGCCAGCAGAACGGGGTCATCGAAGTATGCTGACGACAACTTTGGATCAATAAACTTTGGCAGTTTTCGGCGTGGATAAGCAGAGGCACGAAACTGCAACTTTGCATTATGAACtgtagaaaaatttaaataatcaaataaaagtTAGTTAGTGCTAGGCTATCGACAAGTGTGGTCGCGTTTTTTAAAAAGATTATCACGTCCGTGAAATCTTAACTGGAGGCTCCGGCGAGATCCTCTAAAGCGGGAATTGTATAAAGTGTTTAGTGTAGTGCAAAACTCTTAAGAAAAAATTAGTGCAACCAAAATCTTGATTAAAGTGTTTTTATTGGTTCAAAGAGCCAGGTTGTGTTCGAATATTACTGGTTCAAAGAGCCAGGTACTACACATCGCAAAAGCGAACTACAAGACACCGAGGACCTGATCCCGATCGGCACCGCTGGCCCGGAGTAGCGGAAGTAAAACGGATACCCAAACGTGCCTGCTTGTAGATCCCCCGTTTACAGAGGACAGCCACCGAAAAGTCCAACGTGTGATGTTGGCCATATCCAGGACTAGGTCCTTTATGTAAGTTAttcttctattttctattttttagaaACCTAAGTGTAgtgatttttcaagaaaaagtgaaatTTGTAATTCATTTCTCAACCAAAAATAGTGAACAGAGTGATTTAGTTCTTCAAGagtgaaaacaaaaaagctaattgcgtttccaaaaaatagttattaaatcGTTTTGTAAAAATTAGTCGAAAAAAGAGtagattcaatttttatttcgacAGAATAATGTCAAATCCAGGAGGTGTACCAATCCCTGCACCAGCTGCTGCACCTTTAACGATGCAACAGTTTATAGATTTAGGTAGGTTGCCAGATTTTATCCGTGATCTGCAACCATTCGACGGAAAGGCAACCGAGCTTTTAGCTTGGTTGATGGATGTCGAAGGCGTTTTTGGTATGTACCGAGACGCCGGGGCAACCGCAGgccaaataaatttaattgaacgtTCCGTGCGTAGAAAAATAAGAGGCGAAGCCGCCGATATTTTAAACGCAAATAATATTAAACACGATTGGGCTGACACTAAAAAGACCCTTCTGCTATATTATAGAGATAAACGTGATCTCAAAACGTTAGATTACGAACTGACCTCCATTAAGAAGTCAGGCAATGAAAGTTTGGGAAGTTATTATTCAAGAGTTAATGAACTCTTATCTTCGATTATAGCTCAAATTCaaacagaagagaaatattttctacacaTTGATTCGCATATAGattttttcagagaaaaatCTGTAGATGCATTTATTAGAGGGTTGGAGAAACCATTGTGCCAACTCCTCAAAACATTTAATCCACAAACCATGAACCAAGCATATCAATTCTGCTTGGATTATTATAATATGGATTCCCGATCAGCTCCATTTCGCAATGAACATCCCATACATATCCCCAAGCCGAGAGACTTTGATGTTTTAAAAATCCCTCCTAGACCACCTCTCAGGAAGTTTGCTCCAATTCCGACTCCCAGAAATTTTCAACCGTTCCAACACTTCCCATTTGACAGGCAAAATTTCCAAGGATTTAGACCTCAATTCCCAACTTCTCCTCAAAATTTTCAACCACCTCCTAGGCCCTGGTTTCCAAAACCACTACCTAGACCCGAACCAATGGAGGTTGATCACAGCATCCGATCTCGCAACATAAACTACGGTAACAGACCTCCTATAGACAACAAAAGACCGCACCCACATTCAAATCAGATACACAATTTCAAGCGTGTTGCACATCCGCTTGAATACACGGACGATCAACACTATTATGATTATGAACCTGAATATGACCATTATTACAATCATTATAAAATGGAAGAGGAACAAATTCTAACTGATG
The Toxorhynchites rutilus septentrionalis strain SRP chromosome 2, ASM2978413v1, whole genome shotgun sequence genome window above contains:
- the LOC129766578 gene encoding uncharacterized protein LOC129766578 → MTYLLVYVDDMLLVTPNEEIYNDVIRRLGSEFVLTELGDVKHFLGIQVIQTEHGYNLCQKSYIEKLAVRFGLADAKGSKIPMDPGYIQQKEDSERLPTNDKYQSLIGGLLYLAVNTRPDIAISASILGRSVSQPVEQDWTEAKRVLRYLKATINHQLRLGNGTQTLEAYADADWAGNVKDRKSNSGYLFRLGGGTIAWCARKQTCVALSSIEAEYISLAECCQELIWFRKLLQDFGDAVKTPIQIYEDNQSCIKMLTSNGEKRSKHIDEVSFCKEFG